aaggatttccttatgacaAATCTCAGTTCTTTCATCGGAGGTTACAGGATTTCTTGGAACCCATTTCTGATTGATTTTCTTATTGGTAGAATCCTTTTTTCCCCTTTCTTATGGCTATTCTCCACAGGTGTTGACCCTTCATGCAAATCATGATGAACATGAGTATGGAGGAATCTTTTTACAGAAGATATTTTCAATTCATTTATCATGATCATTAGAGTTGACTGGTTTTGTTTGAGACTTGGATACAATGTCTACTGTAGAATGATCATTCATACATTTGAGACAATATACTTATTTTAACACTTTCACAAGAGTATTTTGAAGTAGCACTAGCTTTTTGTCAATGAATTGAAAGTTATATTCCTTATGATCTTCCTTCCGAAATTGATTCGAAGTCCCCTTTGAATCACATATCGGATGATCAATAACAATACCAAAATACCAGTAGATAGAGGAATCCCTAGATTTTTCTTATGACTTGATGATTCTAACATGTAATAAAACTTTAATGAGAGAATCATGATCTGTTATAGATGTGACAGAACCAGGCTTATTATCACAATCCGATAAAGTCGTGAAAGGACCTTTTGTTTTTTCATCGGAAGAAATTATGGCAGTTAGTTAGTCAGTGTCATATCTCGCAATACTTGTTATTGAGTAGGGATTTATTAAGAACTTCTACTTTGACAAAAAGAGACTTGTTCTCTTCGGATAAATTACTTAGTTGCATATCCTTATATCTGATCTCTTTTCTAAGAGTATTAGTTTATGCTTTCAACTTCAGAACCTCGGCGGAAAAAAGActaataggctttaggagtttttcCAACTCTTTTTCATCATCTCTTTTGACAACAAAATCAGacataaactctatatacatattttccaGGACCATTAAGTTGTTCTTCTTGCAATTGTagtaggttttgtccatacaggttgtcgaacgaaaaagttggtggtgtacttggtaccctgtcATTTTCATTTAATAACAAGCATACCAATTTTAGTAACTCCCTGCACCAATTTTTGCCGCAAATAAAATAAACACGaactttgataaaaaaaaacatatcgaATCTAAACATAAAAAATCGTTTTAAATTAAAATACCTTCTTATCTCAAATATTTGATAGCATTTGGGTGTGGAATCTAATGAATCTCGATCCCTCTTTTTACTTCCCCTCGAAAAATATATTTGTTTCTGATATATTTATGTTGTCCCGCGAACGAAAAATCAACATCTTTATTCCTATGAATGACTTTGAGAGATCGTCGGCTATATACAAACATTCTCTAGTATAAACTGAATCGCCAAGAAACGGTCTTTCGAGCCTTAGAAGTGGGTATACAAAAAGTTCCTAATATCTACAGTTTTAGCATACTCACCATAGGTTATCTATTTTTCTAACATAATTTGTTCAATCATTTACTACTCATAGTTTTTGCAGCTAGAAAGGACAATGACCATGAAAACTTTCTTACTCTCGAAATCAACTAGAGAAAACTTGATTTTATATAGCTTGTGATACAAAGGACTTCACTCCGTGTAATTGGTGGGTACGAATTAGCTTATATTAAACCAactttatcactacaaaaaactCCAATTTCTCTTAATTTTATGTAATCAGTATTCCTTTATTTTAAGAAACCTTACTAGAAAACTGAGAAGTTGATTCCCGTTCTTAATATCTTGGTTGTtcataaaataaattattttcattAACTATCTAATAATGATTTTGGCTTTTAATATATTACCATGTTTAACACAATTAACACTCTTCATGTGTGGAATCCAGCAACAAGAGAATACAAAATATTAATGGCAACAACACCAATTGGATTGAATAGAATCAGTGGTTTGAGTTTCGTTAACATGTGTGGTTTTGGATACGACAACAAGATTGATGATTATAAGGTAGTAAGAATTGCAGTTCCTTATAATATTGCTGACATTATGGTTTCTCAAGTCGATGTTTATACACTGGTCTCGGTTTCATGGAGAATGGTCAAAGACACACCTTACGAAATTATAGGTAGATCACCGGGTATGTTTGTGAATGGAGTTGTACATTGGTTGGCCAACCCCTATCCAGGTAGATCAAAAAGTAAGTTCTcacaagtttttcttttttttaacatGTCAGAAGAAGTGTTTGATAAAATACCATATTTAGTAacttttgaagagtttgaacATAAACGTGTCGATACATTGGAAGGGTCATTATGCATGCTTTGTAGTTCTGCTGTTGGTTTTGAGGTATGGATGATGAGTGAGTATGGATTTGGTGACTTTGGGACCAAACTCTACAGCATTTTCTGGCTTCTGTTACCGAAGATAGTTGATATTGTTCCATCCTTTCTGCACTTAAGGCGCATACAATCGTTAAGGAATGGGGAATTCTTATTAGAGATTCAGTTAAGTAGCTATTATGCGGGTTTATCTTTTTATGACCCAAAACATGAAAAAGCTCGAGTCATGATAATCAATCAAGATACTATTTGCCAAAAATGTGTTTTTGGCGTTACATGAAAAAGCTCGAGTCCTAGTAGTTACTATTCGCCAGTCGTTAAATTAACATTCTCACCAGTACTATTGAAATTGTGTGAATCAAAGGTCTTTATAATCAATCAGGTTTCCCCATAATGAATATTAAATATTTCGAACAATGTTTCGTTGCTTTAGTTCTTCCCCTATGTTTAAAAATGGAGATCAATTTCCCGAATTCCCGAGGGTCTTATTAAATTATTTTAACTTTTATTTACTATGGGTAGCATCCGAGTGAGTTATCTTATATTTGGATCATACCACCCAAGCCAAATAAGCTTTAATATATGTTTTGTCGAACATTTTGAGAGCAACCTTTTGTTACTTATCTTGTAAACCTTTCTCTTTCTGTGTATTGTACATGTTGGGTTGTGATCTTATACATTAGTATAATCTGAATTAGATACTAATTTTTGTTCGACGCAATACATATCTTCACCAAAAGCTTCGGCATACATGACCCTATCCAGTCTACACATGTTTCTTTTATTCCATCAAGTGAACTTTTCGTCAAATAATGGAGGATCAACTAGTTGGCTCTTcacaatgaaatcaatcacacTCTCCTTTTGTGGATCGTTTGCAACCTCCGGTTGGTTTCTTCATGGCCACCTAAAGTTACATTAAAATCGCCTAGTACACaccatatatatattttctatcctTAGTTGTGTTGATTCTTCCAAAAAACGTTTGTTTCTCTAGCTCTTACCTTAGCATATATAGGTAAGAGCTAGTATATTTATATATAACTTTTACACATTAAGATAATATTAATATATTGCCGATAACTTTTACTATTGAAGAGTTTTTCTATACATATTTCATAAACTTACAAAACTTAGCAGGTTGTATTGTTTATTTGTTTAAGAAGAATTAATTTTTACCCACTGCGTTCCTACTCACATTCTTGAGTGAATGTAGGTTTTGATCGAGGTTGATCAACCCATAAACAAAGGATTTGTCTCGTTTTTGTCAGAAAAAAGATTTTAAAAAGAAATAATAGTTAGATCGGGTAACAAATatgaataaatgatgaaaccatatcgCATTCTTCTTAAATTAACGAATTTCTAATGTTTACTTTTGTTAGTTGGTTTCATGGTTGCAGCTGCATCACCACCTCTATGCTTCTTCATTTTTACCTTGCCCACCATGGGGAAATAAACCATGCCATGTTTGCTGGTTTCTTTGAGAAAAAAGGAGATGGATTTTAGTAGATAAGAGAAAAGTTTTAATATCATAGAAGAAAAAATCCTAGGGTTCTAACTATATTTAAGATGACTCCTCTTCTTTGTGGATTATATTCTGTCGAAAATTATTGTGGATTGTACGCAAATTTTATCATTCACTCTAGATAAacacttaaaataaaaaaaaataaaaaagttacaGATTTGATTTTAATTTGGGGGTAAAAGTAAAATTCATACTTTTACAATATTTAATAAAAACGTAAAAGATAGCGGTTTGTGCTTGAACCATGAAACACTCAATTTAAAGCTTGCGAAAATACAAAAATATGCATTTAAGTGAGAACCCTACTACTGATCTAGGCTTTGTGAGAATATATATATGCTTATCATAAGCGAGAACTCTACCACTGATCTAAGCATTTAAATGATTATCATACAAAAATAAGCATTTAAGTGAGAATATATATATTCTCCACTAaatcatataaaatataatatttttccAATATGTTTGTATATATTTGAAAAACACAAAACGATTTTAAATCTCTTAATCACAATTCAACATGCGAGTTGATAgcttaaaataaaaatcaagtcaTGTTACGATTCAAAAACCTTGTTGAAAAGAATATTATTGGAGATTAGTCTTCTAGTATATATGGTAATAAGTAATAACGATATCTAAAGCCctgtttacttttatttttatcaGTTTTAAATCAAAATCACAGTGTCGTTCACCTTATTTTCTACCATGTTTAGCGACAACAACTATTTTTCAGTATTGCTCGTATTTTCATTTGTTGCTTTAACTTCGTCTTCAGTAACATCATAAGGTCCTTCACCTTATTCTTCATCATGTTACCAGCAATACCAAGCTTTTCAGTTCTAACCGAACCTTCCTCAACTACCATTTCTCTATTTTTTAGACTCAAGTTTAACATCTGAAGTTTCCGTCCTTGTCTTTTGTTGCTCCCAAAATTCAATATTTCTCCTTATATATTTCctcttttgttttgttctttgggTTTCACTCTTTCCTAGTTGCTCTTAGTTTTAGTGCTCACTCGTTCCGCTTGAGGTACCTTATGAATGTCGATTGATTACAAACAAGATTAATATGCAATTAACTAAGTAAAACATACAAGTATGTAATATCTAAAAAAATATAATTGAGATCTCTTATATTATTTAAGTAAACCAcattttttcttaaatcaacatGTTCATGTCGAGAAAGATCTATTTGTgtggaattttattttttttcttctaaacattTTTTCTTCCTTTGACTCGAACAAGAGCTGGTGGTTCCTGAAAATTATTTTTGTTGGGTTGTGGAATTTCGGTCACGAAATTAGTCACCATTTCAGTAATTCGACTCTTTTCTGGTTCAGTagaatttttccatttttttcttagAATCCTAACTGGCAGTCATAACATCGGTTCGGTTACTGAACAAcgtataatgattgttcggtttggaAAGTTAGCCAGAGAACTAAAAGATTTtttatgttcatttaaacacttaagaatttaatcatagttcacacacataagtgtttaagtgatcaatgaattcttagaagtgtttaacagagttctagcaatgttaaacatattaAATTAACAAGTCTTTAATAATCTGCAAAACATTGTCAGGACAATCGGTAAAACTGTCTGCTAACTgtagggcttgttcacgagtcagggtgctacgaTTTGTGAACCGAGCTCCCAACCCTTttagactaccgaactcagttgaccacggttcgtgaaccgggttcaccaactgctagccaatttatccaacttataaaaaagttTCACCACGGTTCGCCAACTGGGTTCGTGAATTGTTCCCGACTGAACTTgtggtttgcaaactggttcgccaacctaccccgAGTAGAAATTTCTGTAtattcatatttctctcttatgatgtttgaaacattcccaagtgatataatcatttgcatggtCATTTTTCAATTGATCATCTTCTTTGTGAATATACTATAAGTGATACGATATAGTCTCAATAGagaatgatggtatagtgagtaaaatataatggttcagtcttcacatacctgataaaacaagttctccaaatgtctccGTGGATCTTCAGTCTTCTACGGTGATCTCTGATAATCAACTACAATTCTAATGTATCCggaacttgacttagtagactagaaatcaagagttttgGTCACCTAACATTTACAACAAGATTGGGATAGCAAAACTTTTGTGTTCAAcctagaaatgctctaacaaattgttCTTCAAATGACTAACCCCTCTTACACACTAGAGAGTTAAAAAAAAGAGTCTGTACAAACAAATTGCCTAATTAGATTCCACTTTTTCCATGAACAACATCAATCATTGTATACATGAGTTATGTTTTAAAACCCTTAACTCCTTaccttttattttcttaatttggaTCTATCGTAATTGCATAAAATCTACCAACTACACCAAAGAAGGTCTAACGAGTGTAAACAATAAAATACAATATAAATGACCGATTACCACCATAAATAATAATTAAAGTGCATAAAAGTAAATATGAATACCACGTTTTTTATGTGGTTCGACATAAATGTCTACATCACGTGTTAAGTTACAACAAGAATCTTAGTATTGTTTCTTCACCTCTCAAAACCTCTAATAATCTCTCTCTTAGCTATCTCTTAATCTTCAACAATCTCtccaaacctgaattttgctaACTCATGTTACATATTTATAGCCAAGAAAAATCACAAGATTTTTGTTCCACTATATTTCATACTACAAAGTTTGGTGCATCACTTTCTCGCTCAAAGTGACGTCTGTGCAAGCTCGTACTCCTTCTGTTACTGCGACAAATATGGTCTACTCCCCTGCCCTTGCATTAACTTTCAGTCCCATCGTCAAGCTCAACCATTAAATGGTTGATCAACTCTCCACGTGTTTTCATCTAGTCGAAATGGTAGATACCTTGGTATAGGTGCAATAATTTTTAGGGTTATTACTTAGAGGGAGGATAAATAGACAATCTTATATGGACACTATCTTACAATATTTGACCAGATTTTTATTTAGAGTCTAAACAACAATGTATTTGAAGCCAATACTTTGGTGAGACGCTCTTCTTATCAAACTTCACAATCCTACAAAAAAATAAGCATAATCCGAGACGTAGAACACCACCATATACCACTTTGAAAATCAACCGTTGAAAATTAACAGTCGAAATTACAATCGGTAGATGATGAGGCTTGGTATTTAGAATTGTGCTCATCTTTTACAGGAATCTAAAGTTCAATAAGAAAAATGTATCATCAAAATATATATTAACCTCAAATTCATTGTTGTTTGGATTCTAAAAAAAATTGGGCAAAATCTTGTAAGATAGTGTCCATATAAGATTGTCTATGAACTTAACTGTAGTATAACTACATTTTGGATCAGAAAAACCAAGGCTGCTAAGAGGGGGCACCATTTTTCTTGGGGGTGTACCATTCTAAAGAATAATGATGTATTGTCTTATATGGAATTCATGAATTTAGTACTCAAGTAATTTGGTACccctaatttattttatttttaataccatttaggcctattcctatgcacatgccaaaatatGTTGTTTGGCATACTATGTGACATGACAAACGAGttgcgccactatgggaaaatCACTGAGCGAAAGAGTTTCTAGCGAACGTTATCGACAATAACGCCAGAGCTGCCatggatatcgactctagcgCTAGCGTTATAATCAATATCGCCAACGTTTAACTTTCTAACGCCTATAAATACCGCACGTTGTCATCTATTCTTCACACTTTACCTCCTCTTCCCTTCTTAATTTTTCTTTGGCTTCTGTTCTCTTTGCTAAGAAAATTATCTTTCGTTTTACTTCCTGAACAAATATGGAGagtgagaagagaaaaagaaacagaaaactaaaagaatATACTAGTACCCCAGCCAGTGGCTTAAGTTTTGTTGTGGATAAAGAATATGAGTTTCAAAATGTTAGACAAGTACGCGGTAATGGTGTGTTCCCTAATCACATATCTGACCATCCAGAGTGAGTTAATTCAGTATTTCTAAGAGGTGGATGGTCTGAGTTCCGTACAATTTTGCAGTTACTTCCCCCTGTTGTTCAAGAGCGAGTCCGAATATATCCTTGGAAAATAATCAATATTTGTTCCTTGAACATTATGAGGAGATCGAACGTCTGTTAGTGTTGTGGACACTAGGCAAATGTCTATTTACAAATGATAGATCAGTGgtgttaattaatttattttctcAAGGTATTAGAAGATTTAGAGAAAATGCCAACATATGATTGGGGGTCTCCAATTTTATCAGAGATTTATGTATCCTTCGTTACTTGCTCGACGTATGTCAAAGATAGTTTTAATGCTTTTTCGGGAATGTTTGaggtaagaaccaatatttttcacactatttattttttattttcacataAAAAATTTACCAACaaataatgttattattttcagtattggtggtatatatacatattttcgtGTTTCAGAACCTTCTCTTAAGAATCACATCGATGTTTTTCCGGTCATACTGAAGTACGATTCCGAGCATTCGCAAGCAGAACAAattgaagatggtcaacataCTGCTATTGTTCATAAGATTCAACAGTTGTGTAGAACAATCCTTAACCTTGTCTCTCAGCCGTATGAAGCAATCCTTGAGTTCGAAGAAGAACAAGCTCACAAAATGGTACAATTAAACCTTAAAAGGATCGTGTTATACATCCCTATTTCTGAAAAGGGTGTTTGGTATTATGGTGAAAGACAACTTATTCAGTTGCAGAAAAGACTTGTGATACCCGTCAACCCCTATCCAAGTTCAGAGGTTTCTGAAGACGACTACCTGAAATTGATAAGGGAAGGTCATCATTGGCAAGAAGCTGATGAATAGATCCAGGAGCCAATGGACAGAATTGACTACCTATATTGGTTTAACACTATTTTCAAGGCCAATATTGATACGCAACTGCAAAGTTTGTGTCAGATGGATTACCCATCTTTAGGTAGGATGCCACTTGGCGATGAATTTATTCCTTACCAACCTCCACCAGAGACTGGCGACGCATTTTCATATCTTTATCAAGCGGGTTCATCGtcagtgaaaatgcgggggtctaacaaccacacccaacaattcgtttgacaatctgagaggacttactccaatacactttctagagaatcaaatagacaagcagactcaatctagaataaagtatatcaaagagtttaatatctctaactcttaattcaatccgcaatcagcaaatagaaatatgcgatcccgattgaaaataagaggaattacttgaacggtaccaaagaccaatgttcaagtgtcaatcactgtaaatcgacaaccaaaggttggatattctaatttattgatcttaacgcataacttgtgatattcaattatataacaaaatataatgcggaaaagaaataacacaaacaccacaattttattaacgaggaaaccgcaaatgcaaaaaaaccctgggacctagtctagtttgaacaccacactgtattaagccgctacagacactagcctactacgaattgacttcggactggactgtagttgaaccctaatcaatatcacactgattcaaggtacaattgtgatccttacgtttctgatcccagcaggatactacgcacttgattcccttagctgatcttacccacaactaagagttgctgcgacccaaagtcgaagacttgataaacaaatatgtatcacacagaaaagtcaataggattgaataaatctgtctcccacagaaatacccaagagtttttgttctgtcttttgataaatcagggtgaacaggaaccaattgataaaccagacttatattcccgaagaacaacctagtattgtcaatcacctcacaataaacttaatcgactagcgaaacgaGTTATTGTGGAATAAAAAACGATAAgaagaaggtgtttgtgactacttttctatcttgcctatcagagatataaatctcaagccaattttacaattgcactcaatcacgatagagtcaacaagatcagatcacacaactacaaagagaatacttgggtctggcttcacaattccaatgaagtcttcaagtcgttaacctacaggatctagagaaaaaacctaaggttaaaggagaatcgactctagttatgaaactagtaacacacataaggtgtggggattaggtttcccagttgctagatttctcctttatatagttttcaaatcagggtttgcaatccaagttaccttggtaacaaagcattcaatattcaccgttagatgaaaaacctgattcaaccaagctaatatctttcaaccgttatatcgaacttagcttgttacacacaaatgaaatgtaccctcatttaggtttatgtaattttacccaaacgtgtacaccatgttggttcacaaatagttaaccgaggttagccatatgattactctcatatcaaccttattcatcttaaccataactagttcaaatgactcaaatgaaactagttaaacagtttttcaattgctatattctcatggatttatacaagaatacAACTGaagcgaaatcggtttgattcactcgaacaaatacatgaacattatagccacagtttgcaaagattacattccttattaataaatgtttaagttcatgtacactaccgattttagaaagtaaccacttaagtacgcgtacttaagtaaccggttttttgagtttggtttttcaaaactcgacagaaattctcggacgtgaactttcctctagtatgcgtacttaggtaactgaatgagttggttttgaaaatccaacatcagcagaaattcacggacgtgaacttccgccaatatgcgtacgggtacgcatacttatccagtctccttcaaccattttgtatacacacaagtatgcatactttaggttcccggttttggacttatacacaaatgtacgAACATactctatgcttatatccaaagaaggtCACACGATTCTAAAtctttatttaaatcattgaaacattcttctataatgacaatagccgttttcacacactattaacatcaaagcaattttcaagatattggaataatcattatcgaaacattccaagtcttacatcagatgattgtatcacacaaaccatgtaagatgttactcggtaattttctcatgatataagatgaacttggtcgaagcgaaagcttaccaacacatatttcgagaaatatgtaagcgagatatactcatctcgaaatctcaaatgtgtatatagaaaactatatcgtaatacgacttatgtctcaatataggagataaagtagaaatagactttccaagtgatagataagtttaagtctccacataccttttgtcgatgaagttccacaagctctccttaatagttcttcgtcttcaagtgataaacgtcgtgaagtctaagctcaactacacaaactatgtcctagtccgagacattaataaatatgttagaaatcaagacttataattttgatcactaacattgacaaacatgcttgagatagcaacgcatgcgagttcgaccgagcagtgctctaacagtcagCTATGCCACCAGTTTCTTAGGATGTACATACAATATCCGCCACATATTGAGAGATTGTTACTTATCCAATTGCTTCCTGTGCACTTTATCGTACTTATCCATACTTGGGGGTCAATGCTACACCGGAGCAATATCAGACCCAGTTTAACGATTATCATGCTTTATTACATGGATTTCAGAGATTCCACTTGGATGAGTTGTAAAAATTGAGGGAAAGCATGATGTTTGACATGAGTCAAGGATTTTTCGGTCAAGATGGTTCATGTAGTAGTGGAGGCATGAGTCCCAGTGTTAGAGTAATGAGTCCCAGTGGTAGAGGAAAGACTCATTTGAGTCTCAGTGGTAGAGGCATGAGTCCCAGTCGATCAAGTCATGGAAGTGCAAGAAGTTTGAGACGTCGTTCTATGAAAGAGGTACCAGAAAGTTCTACTCCAAACCAAGTGTTAGATACTCAAGTAGTACGTGAAGGTGAAGAAAACATTGGCATGGATACAACTCCTGCACGTCTGTTTAggcaaattgttagagcattgctcggtcgaactcgcatgcattgctatctcaagcatgtttgtcaatattagtgatcaaaactatatgtcttgacttctagtatacttatgactaagtctcggtctaggatagttaggaatagttgagctccagactccatggcgattatcttgcaaagacgaagaactactcaaggagccagtggaacttcatccgaccaaaaggtatgtggagacttgaactcatcttgtcactcaaaagtctatctactctatctcctactcttgagaaaaaagtcgtataagtatgatagttttcatacatacacatttgctatttcgagccgagtttactcgcctatctttttctcaaaatacgtgctggtaagcttttgctttaaccatcttcatctttacccgtgacgaaagtcatgatgacctTCAATAtggaaaataactttgatgacgatagtcgattctttatgtctaacgactgttataacattatagaagaatgtttcaacgattgaaatgtagagttgagaatatgtaaccacctatggatgtaaacATATAGTgttttcgcacattagtgtataaatccatgtgccggaaaccaagtgcgtgcatatgtgtgcatgcagtattggtgaaggagacagattgggtacgcgtactggcggaaattcacgtccgtgaaattctgccgAGTTTGAAGTTtatgaactcaaaaaccagtcacccgaaaaagtctgctgagtttggaaactaaaaccaactcaaaatccgatagctaaggtacgcatacccaagctagttatttctcaaatcggtagttcatggacttaaaacaataaattataaggaatgcaatctttgtaaactgtgggtatattgttcatgaattgattcaaatgaatcaaaccgattttgtttcaattgtgtctatgtataaagacctaagcaattaaacaa
This is a stretch of genomic DNA from Papaver somniferum cultivar HN1 chromosome 1, ASM357369v1, whole genome shotgun sequence. It encodes these proteins:
- the LOC113360839 gene encoding F-box protein CPR1-like, with product MATTPIGLNRISGLSFVNMCGFGYDNKIDDYKVVRIAVPYNIADIMVSQVDVYTLVSVSWRMVKDTPYEIIGRSPEEVFDKIPYLVTFEEFEHKRVDTLEGSLCMLCSSAVGFEVWMMSEYGFGDFGTKLYSIFWLLLPKIVDIVPSFLHLRRIQSLRNGEFLLEIQLSSYYAGLSFYDPKHEKARVMIINQDTICQKCVFGVT